A genomic stretch from Eubacterium sulci ATCC 35585 includes:
- a CDS encoding DNA-binding protein has protein sequence MKNRIEEYRKPLGLSQHRLGKKIGISRISINQIETGKTMPSMKTANDIANALGVCVYKIFDLDGEETYKCYSRNCCQ, from the coding sequence ATGAAGAATAGAATTGAAGAATATAGAAAACCATTAGGGTTATCACAACATAGATTAGGTAAAAAAATTGGGATATCAAGAATAAGTATAAACCAAATAGAAACAGGAAAAACAATGCCAAGTATGAAAACTGCAAATGATATTGCAAATGCTTTAGGTGTTTGCGTATATAAGATTTTCGATTTGGACGGAGAAGAAACATATAAGTGTTATAGTCGCAATTGTTGTCAATAA
- a CDS encoding cell division protein FtsE, protein MITFDNVTKIYNDNVGLENASIQINDGEFVFLVGPSGAGKSTFIKLILKEVNADSGSIVVDGQEVTKLSNREIPMLRRKIGIVFQDFRLLPKKTVFENVAFALETVHKSSRRVKNRVPVALDMVGIGDKASKYPDELSAGEQQRVAIARAIINNPDLLICDEPTGNLDPDTANGIMDLLAEINETGTTIVMVTHAKDIVDRMRKRVVAIDSGHIVRDEYGDYGYSDSEEVQNAEDRL, encoded by the coding sequence ATGATAACATTCGATAATGTTACCAAAATATATAACGACAATGTTGGCTTGGAAAATGCTAGCATCCAGATTAATGATGGAGAGTTTGTATTTTTGGTAGGACCAAGTGGCGCGGGTAAGTCGACATTTATCAAGCTTATCCTTAAGGAAGTCAACGCAGACTCCGGAAGCATTGTTGTAGACGGACAAGAGGTCACTAAGCTAAGCAACAGAGAAATTCCTATGCTTAGACGTAAGATAGGCATAGTTTTCCAGGACTTTAGACTTCTTCCAAAGAAGACTGTATTTGAGAACGTTGCTTTTGCCCTTGAGACTGTTCACAAGAGTTCAAGGCGTGTTAAGAACCGTGTCCCTGTAGCGCTTGATATGGTTGGTATTGGAGATAAGGCAAGCAAGTATCCTGATGAGCTTTCAGCAGGTGAGCAGCAGCGTGTTGCTATTGCAAGAGCGATCATTAACAATCCTGACCTTTTGATCTGTGACGAGCCTACAGGTAATCTTGATCCAGACACAGCTAATGGAATAATGGATCTTTTAGCTGAGATTAATGAGACAGGTACTACAATCGTAATGGTTACACATGCTAAAGATATAGTTGATCGTATGCGTAAGCGTGTAGTTGCAATTGACTCTGGTCATATTGTAAGAGACGAATACGGAGATTATGGATATAGTGATAGTGAGGAGGTTCAGAATGCTGAGGATAGGCTATAA
- a CDS encoding cell division protein, which translates to MLRIGYNIRQALQQIWRNKGMSTASVFAITAMLLILGLFFVITVNINLFTEMLKNNYNEVEVFLNDDVKKSDAEDIMKKINAEPGVKSSAYRSKTEAMKIMKARWGENSYLLDSLGDNPLPSSIVVTVDSMSTADNVIKMVKGADGVEDVKYYQETVKKLTKITNFLKLAAMIIMVFLIIVSIVVVSNTIKLTVFARAKEIEIMKYIGATNWFIRGPFLIEGILIGVISSAVSAVATFFIYREIISLVGKQFMTIMSSPLVPAGYLSVNLILIFLAIGVSIGACGSIVSMRKFLDTK; encoded by the coding sequence ATGCTGAGGATAGGCTATAATATCAGACAGGCACTCCAGCAGATATGGCGTAACAAGGGTATGTCAACTGCTTCAGTATTTGCGATAACAGCCATGCTTCTCATACTAGGACTGTTCTTCGTAATTACAGTAAATATAAATCTCTTTACGGAGATGCTAAAGAATAACTACAACGAGGTTGAGGTCTTCCTAAATGATGATGTCAAGAAGTCAGATGCTGAAGACATCATGAAAAAAATCAATGCAGAGCCAGGAGTTAAGTCTTCAGCATATCGCAGCAAGACTGAGGCGATGAAGATAATGAAGGCTCGTTGGGGAGAAAATAGCTATTTGCTCGACAGCTTAGGCGATAATCCTTTGCCAAGCTCCATCGTTGTAACTGTTGACTCTATGTCAACAGCAGACAATGTTATCAAGATGGTTAAGGGAGCAGATGGCGTTGAGGACGTCAAGTACTATCAGGAGACAGTTAAGAAACTTACCAAGATAACAAACTTCCTCAAGCTAGCTGCAATGATAATAATGGTGTTTTTAATCATAGTTTCTATAGTTGTCGTATCAAATACGATAAAGCTCACAGTATTTGCAAGGGCGAAGGAAATAGAGATTATGAAGTATATAGGAGCGACCAACTGGTTTATACGAGGTCCGTTCCTGATAGAGGGAATATTGATAGGTGTTATTTCATCAGCAGTTTCTGCTGTGGCAACATTCTTCATCTATCGAGAAATCATATCGCTCGTAGGTAAGCAGTTTATGACTATTATGAGTTCCCCGCTTGTTCCGGCAGGATATCTATCAGTCAATCTGATTTTGATATTCCTAGCAATCGGAGTAAGCATAGGTGCGTGTGGAAGCATAGTTTCAATGCGTAAATTCCTTGATACGAAGTAG
- a CDS encoding magnesium transporter yields the protein MENLTIADRDLAMEESLEKIIELVLEKKYFLARDELLKYNAVDIAELLEEVMEDVGIQAAVILFRLLPKDVSVDVFSELPSDDQVEIVSSITDREIHYIVHEMDFDDKIDILEELPANIVDKILEKTPKSERRLINTFLNYPDNCAGSLMTPDYISLQKDWTVREALDHIKREGIDAETIYTCYVKDRGRKLIGIVSLSTLVVSDDNTKINDIMHTEFVYENVYDDQEDVAADFKKYGFMAIPVVDNEFRLVGIITFDDILDVIEEEATEDIERMNGVIDFDKSDRTYLDMSPWQHVINRLPWLLILMVAYVFTGKIISNFEGQLSDYTNLITYMPMLMGTGGNTGSQAATLIIRGLATDEVEPQDFLKILWKEIRVGIILGTILSIINFARIYFLEGVPFSQTITVCTSMIGIVMFAKILGSMIPLIVKKLNLDPALIANPAISSVSDAVALSIYFLMAGIFVF from the coding sequence ATGGAAAACCTAACAATAGCGGATAGAGATTTAGCTATGGAGGAAAGTCTCGAGAAAATTATCGAGCTAGTATTGGAGAAAAAATACTTCTTAGCACGTGATGAGCTCCTCAAATATAACGCTGTTGATATTGCTGAGCTTCTAGAAGAAGTCATGGAGGATGTTGGTATTCAGGCTGCCGTTATTCTTTTTAGGCTCTTGCCAAAGGATGTTTCTGTAGATGTTTTCTCTGAGCTTCCATCAGATGATCAGGTTGAGATTGTAAGCAGTATTACCGATAGAGAAATTCACTACATCGTTCATGAGATGGACTTCGACGATAAAATCGATATTCTCGAGGAACTTCCAGCTAACATTGTTGACAAGATACTCGAAAAGACGCCTAAGAGCGAGAGAAGGCTAATCAATACCTTCCTTAACTATCCAGATAACTGTGCCGGAAGTCTGATGACTCCTGACTATATAAGTTTGCAAAAGGACTGGACTGTTAGAGAGGCGCTTGACCACATTAAGAGAGAGGGCATAGATGCCGAGACCATCTATACTTGTTATGTAAAGGATAGAGGGCGTAAGCTCATAGGTATAGTTTCGCTTTCGACATTGGTTGTTTCAGATGACAATACCAAGATAAACGATATAATGCATACGGAATTCGTATATGAGAATGTATACGATGACCAGGAAGATGTTGCGGCAGATTTTAAGAAATATGGTTTCATGGCTATTCCAGTAGTAGACAATGAGTTTAGACTTGTCGGAATCATAACCTTTGACGACATTCTCGATGTCATCGAAGAAGAAGCTACTGAGGATATCGAGCGTATGAACGGTGTCATCGACTTTGATAAATCCGACAGAACCTATCTTGATATGTCACCTTGGCAGCATGTGATTAACAGACTGCCTTGGCTTTTGATTTTGATGGTGGCATATGTGTTCACGGGTAAGATCATAAGTAACTTCGAGGGACAGCTTTCGGATTATACTAATTTGATAACATATATGCCTATGCTTATGGGTACAGGAGGAAATACAGGTTCGCAGGCTGCGACTTTGATTATTCGTGGACTTGCGACCGATGAGGTTGAGCCACAGGATTTCCTAAAGATACTTTGGAAGGAAATAAGAGTAGGAATTATTCTCGGTACGATTTTGAGCATTATCAACTTCGCAAGAATTTATTTCCTAGAGGGAGTGCCTTTCTCACAGACAATTACTGTATGTACTTCAATGATTGGTATAGTTATGTTTGCTAAGATTTTGGGAAGTATGATTCCACTTATCGTTAAGAAGCTGAATCTTGACCCTGCACTTATCGCAAATCCAGCAATTTCATCTGTATCGGATGCCGTTGCTCTATCAATTTACTTCTTGATGGCAGGAATCTTCGTATTTTAA
- a CDS encoding transketolase has product MGNKQATREAYGKVLVELGKENPNLIVMDADLSGSTKTGEFAKVYPERFFNMGIAEQNLYASAAGIALSGKVVCASTFAMFAAGRAFEIIRNSIGYTSANVKICATHAGITVGEDGASHQTFEDLALMRTIPGMTVINPCDGVSAEKLIRQAVAFDGPAYIRLGRASVPVFYSENDEIELGKAKVLKEGKDVTIFATGIMVSEAMDAAKSLADDGVDAEVIDIHTIKPLDEKAIIESAKKTGLVVTAEEHSVIGGLGGAVAELLSRELPTKMAMVGQQDTFGESGKPDELKEKYGMTAKHIVEAVKKICK; this is encoded by the coding sequence ATGGGAAATAAACAGGCGACAAGAGAGGCATACGGAAAGGTTCTGGTTGAGCTAGGAAAAGAAAATCCAAACCTTATTGTCATGGACGCAGACCTTTCAGGATCAACTAAGACAGGAGAATTTGCTAAGGTTTATCCTGAAAGATTCTTTAATATGGGAATAGCAGAGCAGAATCTATACGCCTCAGCAGCGGGAATAGCGCTTTCAGGAAAGGTTGTTTGCGCATCTACTTTTGCGATGTTTGCAGCAGGAAGAGCTTTTGAGATTATCAGAAATTCAATCGGATATACATCAGCTAATGTTAAGATTTGTGCAACTCATGCAGGTATAACTGTAGGTGAGGATGGAGCGAGTCACCAGACCTTTGAGGATCTTGCTTTGATGAGAACTATTCCAGGGATGACAGTTATCAATCCATGCGACGGTGTAAGCGCTGAGAAGCTGATAAGACAGGCAGTTGCCTTTGATGGACCTGCATATATTAGACTTGGAAGAGCATCGGTTCCTGTTTTCTATAGCGAAAACGACGAGATTGAGCTTGGAAAAGCTAAGGTTCTTAAAGAGGGTAAGGATGTTACAATCTTTGCGACTGGCATCATGGTTTCAGAGGCTATGGATGCAGCGAAGAGCCTTGCGGATGATGGAGTAGATGCCGAGGTAATCGATATCCACACAATCAAGCCGCTTGATGAAAAGGCAATTATCGAAAGTGCTAAGAAGACTGGTCTAGTTGTAACAGCTGAGGAGCATTCAGTTATAGGCGGTCTCGGCGGTGCTGTGGCAGAACTTCTTTCGAGAGAGCTTCCAACAAAGATGGCTATGGTTGGCCAGCAGGATACTTTCGGTGAGTCAGGAAAGCCAGACGAACTAAAAGAAAAATATGGAATGACGGCGAAACATATCGTAGAAGCTGTTAAGAAAATCTGCAAATAA
- a CDS encoding glutamate dehydrogenase has translation MYLRKEEIEMANLVQKYIDIAIAKNPGEPEFHQTIEEVLTSIEPVLEAHPEYVEAGLLERLIEPERTVSFRVPWVDDSGKVQVNRGYRVEFNSALGPYKGGLRFAPSVYPGILKFLGFEQIFKNSLTGLPIGGGKGGSDFDPNGKSDAEIMRFCQSFITELYRHIGPDTDVPAGDLGVGGREIGFMMGQYKRITNRYDGTWTGKGTTNGGLAGRTEATGYGIVFFAREMLKHCGEELKGKTVAVSGFGNVSWGTVQKLNQLGAKVITISGPDGYILDEDGVSGEKEDFLLELRNSGKNICSPYAEKYPNAKFFAGKKPWEVKADLYIPCATQNEIRIEDAKAMVANGCKYLCEGANMPTTNEAIEYLQENGVVIGPSKAANAGGVACSCLEMSQNAQHIVFSEEDVYRQLEGIMVNIFRLSADACARYNLGFNLIAGANIAGFERVAEAMMLQGIV, from the coding sequence ATGTATTTAAGAAAAGAGGAGATCGAAATGGCAAATTTAGTTCAGAAGTACATCGACATAGCTATCGCTAAGAATCCAGGCGAACCTGAATTCCATCAGACAATAGAAGAAGTTCTTACTTCTATCGAGCCTGTTCTAGAAGCACATCCTGAATATGTCGAGGCTGGACTGCTTGAGAGACTTATTGAGCCAGAAAGAACTGTAAGCTTCAGAGTTCCATGGGTAGACGACAGCGGCAAAGTACAGGTAAACAGAGGATACAGAGTTGAGTTCAACAGCGCTCTTGGACCTTACAAGGGTGGTTTGAGATTTGCACCAAGCGTATATCCTGGAATCCTTAAATTCCTAGGATTTGAGCAGATTTTCAAGAACAGCCTTACAGGCCTTCCAATCGGTGGTGGTAAGGGTGGTTCAGACTTTGATCCTAACGGAAAGTCAGACGCTGAAATCATGAGATTCTGTCAGTCATTCATCACAGAGCTTTACAGACACATCGGACCTGACACAGACGTTCCAGCTGGAGACCTTGGTGTAGGTGGAAGAGAAATCGGATTCATGATGGGTCAGTACAAGAGAATCACAAACCGTTACGACGGAACTTGGACTGGTAAGGGAACAACAAACGGTGGTCTTGCTGGAAGAACAGAAGCTACAGGATACGGAATCGTATTCTTTGCTAGAGAGATGCTGAAACACTGTGGCGAAGAGCTAAAGGGTAAGACAGTAGCAGTTTCCGGATTCGGTAACGTATCATGGGGAACAGTTCAGAAGCTAAACCAGCTTGGCGCTAAAGTTATCACAATCTCAGGACCAGATGGATACATCCTTGATGAGGATGGAGTATCAGGCGAAAAGGAAGATTTCCTTCTTGAGCTAAGAAATTCAGGAAAGAACATCTGCTCACCTTATGCTGAGAAGTATCCAAATGCTAAGTTCTTTGCTGGAAAGAAGCCTTGGGAAGTTAAGGCTGATCTATATATCCCATGCGCAACACAGAACGAAATCCGCATCGAAGATGCTAAGGCAATGGTTGCTAATGGTTGTAAGTACCTATGCGAAGGTGCAAACATGCCTACAACTAACGAAGCTATCGAATATCTACAGGAAAACGGCGTAGTTATTGGACCATCAAAGGCTGCTAACGCAGGTGGTGTAGCATGCTCATGCCTAGAGATGAGCCAGAACGCTCAGCACATCGTATTCTCTGAGGAAGATGTTTACAGACAGCTAGAGGGAATCATGGTTAATATCTTCAGACTATCAGCTGATGCTTGCGCAAGATACAACCTAGGATTCAACCTAATCGCTGGTGCTAACATCGCTGGATTCGAGAGAGTTGCAGAAGCTATGATGCTTCAGGGTATTGTATAA
- a CDS encoding transketolase, whose protein sequence is MENINYGEIAARIRVDVIKAVYNAGSGHPGGSLSAADILTALYFREMNIDPKNPKLKGRDRFVLSKGHAAPVQYAALAERGYFPVEDIMTLRKLGSEFQGHPNMHKVPGVEMSTGSLGQGFSVCVGMALASKLDDDGSRVFTLLGDGELQEGLVWEAAMAAGHYKLNNLVAFVDWNGLQIDGENDKVMTVKPIDEKFKAFGWHVQVIDGHNFDEIFAALDETKKVSDKPSVIIAHTHKGQGVSFMKDNAGWHGKAPNEEQAKQAVEELGGQW, encoded by the coding sequence ATGGAAAACATCAACTATGGGGAAATTGCAGCTAGGATTAGGGTTGACGTAATCAAGGCTGTGTACAATGCGGGATCAGGACATCCCGGAGGAAGTCTATCGGCAGCAGATATTCTTACAGCTCTATATTTCAGAGAGATGAATATAGATCCAAAGAATCCTAAGCTAAAGGGAAGAGATAGATTTGTTCTATCAAAGGGGCACGCTGCTCCAGTACAGTATGCAGCTTTAGCAGAAAGAGGATATTTCCCTGTTGAAGATATAATGACTTTGAGAAAGCTCGGAAGCGAATTCCAGGGTCATCCTAATATGCATAAGGTACCAGGCGTTGAGATGTCAACAGGTTCACTAGGACAGGGCTTTTCTGTATGCGTGGGTATGGCTCTAGCATCAAAGCTGGATGATGACGGTAGCAGAGTGTTCACTCTCCTTGGAGATGGAGAGCTTCAGGAGGGTCTAGTTTGGGAAGCTGCTATGGCTGCAGGTCACTACAAGCTAAACAATCTAGTCGCTTTTGTTGACTGGAATGGGCTTCAGATAGACGGTGAAAATGACAAGGTAATGACGGTAAAGCCAATTGATGAGAAGTTCAAAGCTTTTGGCTGGCATGTTCAGGTCATTGACGGACATAATTTTGATGAAATATTTGCTGCTTTGGATGAGACTAAGAAGGTTTCTGATAAGCCATCGGTAATCATAGCTCACACTCATAAGGGGCAGGGTGTTTCATTTATGAAGGACAATGCCGGATGGCATGGCAAGGCACCTAACGAGGAGCAGGCAAAGCAAGCAGTTGAAGAACTTGGAGGTCAGTGGTAA